Proteins encoded together in one Micromonospora auratinigra window:
- a CDS encoding alpha/beta hydrolase family protein: protein MRGGLAVLHGSHAEQRSWFLYAHLARLLPPAGIAVLRYDRRPRVDGHDVPLTAQADDAAAALDLLRGYVGDAPVGLWGFSQGSWAAAVTAARHPVDFLLLVGSSGVSPAVQMRYGTAEQLRRHGYGDADLAELDRLRRLAEAYLRGQLPRAVAQAELDVAVTRPWFPLVYLPPELPEPGSWADLDFDPEPVFARSRCPVLLCYGETDAWTPIDASVAAWRRARGDGDLTVARLAGCDHAPTLGEGDTAASISGQYERVLLEWLDERLPAGR from the coding sequence GTGCGCGGCGGCCTCGCCGTGCTGCACGGCTCGCACGCCGAGCAACGATCCTGGTTCCTCTACGCCCACCTGGCCCGGCTGCTGCCGCCGGCCGGGATCGCCGTGCTGCGCTACGACCGGCGGCCCCGGGTGGACGGGCACGACGTGCCGTTGACCGCACAGGCCGACGACGCCGCAGCCGCCCTGGACCTGCTGCGCGGGTACGTCGGTGACGCGCCGGTCGGGCTGTGGGGGTTCAGCCAGGGATCCTGGGCGGCGGCGGTGACCGCCGCCCGGCACCCCGTGGACTTCCTGCTGCTCGTGGGGTCCAGCGGGGTCAGCCCGGCCGTGCAGATGCGCTACGGCACCGCCGAGCAACTGCGCCGGCACGGGTACGGCGACGCCGACCTGGCCGAGCTGGACCGGCTGCGCCGGCTCGCGGAGGCGTACCTGCGCGGCCAGCTGCCGCGCGCGGTCGCCCAGGCGGAACTCGACGTCGCCGTCACCCGACCCTGGTTCCCGCTGGTGTACCTGCCACCCGAGCTGCCCGAGCCGGGGTCCTGGGCGGACCTGGACTTCGACCCGGAGCCGGTCTTCGCCCGGTCGCGCTGCCCGGTGTTGCTCTGCTACGGCGAGACCGACGCGTGGACGCCCATCGACGCGAGCGTGGCGGCCTGGCGGCGGGCCCGGGGCGACGGTGACCTGACGGTGGCCCGGCTGGCCGGCTGCGACCACGCGCCCACCCTGGGCGAGGGCGACACCGCCGCGAGCATCAGCGGGCAGTACGAGCGGGTGCTGCTCGAGTGGCTCGACGAACGGCTGCCGGCCGGGCGCTGA
- a CDS encoding glycosyl hydrolase family 18 protein produces the protein MRIRRGLTALLGGTMLLAATALPAATGFAATAGTTALVSCAGVPAWAEGVTWTAGSRAGYAGRLYQALVTHTPPAGAGWTPPATPALWTDLGACDGGGTPSPTPSTTAPSPGPSPTPTTSPSPTTSPTPTTPPSPTVPPTPTPTGTTAPPGGDTCALKPRPAGKVLQGYWENWDGAANGVHPGLGWIPISDARIPGHGYNVVTAAFPVIRADGTVLWEDGMDAGVKVPTPADVCRAKAAGLTVLLSIGGATAGIDLGSSAVADRFVATVVPILKRYNFDGIDIDIETGLSGSGNIGQLSTSQANLVRIIDGVLAQMPAGFGLTMAPETAYVTGGSVTYGSIWGAYLPIVKRYADNGRLWWLNMQYYNGSMYGCAGDSYAAGTVAGFVAQTDCLNAGLVVQGTTIRVPYDKQVPGLPAQPGAGGGYLAPASVAQAWNTYRGGLKGLMTWSINWDGSKGWTFGDNVRTLQGR, from the coding sequence ATGCGAATTCGACGCGGGCTGACCGCGCTGCTCGGCGGGACCATGCTGCTCGCCGCCACCGCCCTGCCGGCCGCCACCGGCTTCGCCGCCACCGCCGGGACCACGGCGCTGGTCTCCTGTGCCGGCGTACCGGCCTGGGCCGAGGGGGTGACCTGGACGGCCGGCAGCCGGGCCGGTTACGCCGGACGGCTCTACCAGGCGCTGGTGACCCACACCCCGCCGGCCGGCGCCGGCTGGACCCCGCCGGCCACCCCGGCGCTCTGGACCGACCTCGGCGCCTGCGACGGCGGCGGCACCCCGTCGCCCACCCCCTCCACCACCGCGCCCTCCCCCGGTCCGTCGCCGACGCCCACCACCTCCCCCTCCCCCACCACGTCGCCGACGCCGACCACCCCGCCGTCGCCGACCGTCCCGCCGACGCCCACCCCGACCGGCACCACCGCGCCGCCCGGCGGGGACACCTGCGCGCTGAAGCCGCGCCCCGCCGGCAAGGTGCTGCAGGGCTACTGGGAGAACTGGGACGGCGCGGCCAACGGCGTGCACCCGGGGCTCGGCTGGATCCCGATCAGCGACGCGCGCATCCCCGGGCACGGCTACAACGTGGTGACCGCCGCCTTCCCGGTGATCCGCGCCGACGGCACCGTGCTCTGGGAGGACGGCATGGACGCCGGCGTGAAGGTGCCCACCCCCGCCGACGTGTGCCGGGCCAAGGCGGCCGGGCTCACCGTGCTGCTCTCCATCGGCGGCGCGACCGCCGGAATCGACCTCGGCTCCAGCGCGGTCGCCGACCGGTTCGTCGCCACCGTCGTGCCGATCCTCAAGCGGTACAACTTCGACGGCATCGACATCGACATCGAGACCGGGCTCAGCGGCAGCGGGAACATCGGCCAGCTCTCCACCTCGCAGGCGAACCTGGTGCGCATCATCGACGGGGTGCTGGCCCAGATGCCGGCGGGCTTCGGCCTCACCATGGCCCCGGAGACCGCGTACGTGACCGGCGGCAGCGTCACCTACGGCTCGATCTGGGGCGCGTACCTGCCGATCGTGAAGCGGTACGCCGACAACGGGCGGCTCTGGTGGCTGAACATGCAGTACTACAACGGCAGCATGTACGGCTGCGCCGGTGACTCGTACGCCGCCGGCACCGTGGCGGGCTTCGTCGCGCAGACCGACTGCCTCAACGCCGGCCTGGTCGTGCAGGGCACCACCATCCGGGTCCCGTACGACAAGCAGGTCCCCGGCCTGCCCGCGCAGCCCGGCGCCGGCGGCGGCTACCTGGCCCCGGCGTCGGTGGCGCAGGCGTGGAACACCTACCGGGGCGGCCTCAAGGGGCTGATGACCTGGTCGATCAACTGGGACGGTTCGAAGGGCTGGACCTTCGGCGACAACGTCCGGACCCTGCAGGGCCGGTGA
- a CDS encoding TraR/DksA family transcriptional regulator: MGTDIRAERDQQRLAQLRASLSTEFEAQSARLTELTADTGDPGEAHTRAALIAATRQSLGQLGDALRRIAEGRYGSCERCATAIPPERLAVLPHARFCVPCQRRQG, translated from the coding sequence ATGGGTACGGACATCCGAGCCGAGCGCGACCAGCAGCGACTCGCGCAGCTGCGGGCCAGCCTGAGCACCGAGTTCGAGGCGCAGAGCGCCCGGCTCACCGAGCTGACCGCCGACACCGGCGACCCGGGCGAGGCGCACACCCGCGCCGCGCTGATCGCCGCCACCCGGCAGAGCCTGGGGCAGCTCGGTGACGCGCTGCGCCGCATCGCCGAGGGTCGCTACGGCAGCTGCGAGCGGTGCGCCACGGCGATCCCGCCGGAACGCCTGGCGGTCCTGCCGCACGCCCGCTTCTGCGTGCCCTGCCAGCGTCGGCAGGGCTGA
- a CDS encoding HAD domain-containing protein produces MSVRPLIFLDVDGPLIPFGAGAARPAAGAGNPLLARLDPRHGSRLWALPGDLVWATTWSTEANDVVGRRLGLPELPVVDWPDDDPAGGLHWKTRTLSGWAGDRPFVWLDDEIGPADRSWLAVHHPAPVLAYRVDPARGLTDGDYAAVRDWLTGR; encoded by the coding sequence ATGTCCGTGCGTCCACTGATCTTCCTCGACGTCGACGGTCCGCTGATCCCGTTCGGCGCGGGCGCGGCGCGGCCCGCCGCCGGGGCCGGCAATCCGCTGCTGGCCCGGCTGGACCCGCGGCACGGGTCCCGGCTCTGGGCGCTGCCGGGCGACCTGGTCTGGGCGACCACCTGGTCGACGGAGGCGAACGACGTGGTCGGCCGCCGGCTGGGCCTGCCCGAGCTGCCGGTGGTGGACTGGCCGGACGACGATCCGGCGGGCGGGCTGCACTGGAAGACCCGCACGCTGTCCGGCTGGGCCGGGGACCGGCCGTTCGTCTGGCTCGACGACGAGATCGGCCCGGCCGACCGGTCCTGGCTGGCGGTCCACCACCCGGCCCCGGTGCTGGCGTACCGGGTGGATCCGGCGCGCGGGCTCACCGACGGGGACTACGCCGCCGTGCGGGACTGGTTGACCGGGCGGTGA